A single genomic interval of Candidatus Afararchaeum irisae harbors:
- a CDS encoding TFIIB-type zinc ribbon-containing protein: MGETETDDEDGSGGTETESEDVLVCPECGAEAVESERGETVCPDCGLVIEEERVERGKEWRAYSSEEEEEKSRVGAPTTQTMHEKGLTTEISRGDVEKSERRETMRRLRKWHERARAEGTERTLRFGLGEIDRMSSALGVPDGARESAAVILRRAQKDELLPGRSVEAVASAAVYAACRQAGIPRSLDEIADVSRVEKDEITGTYRYLSRQLGLEVPPADPVEFVPRIASELDLSPEVESRAVEILEETAGIGVGKSPKAYAGAAVYLAARLLGEEVTQEKVSDVSDASVVTIRNRYHDQAEALGVDPDLDT; the protein is encoded by the coding sequence ATGGGCGAGACTGAGACCGACGACGAGGACGGCTCCGGGGGTACGGAGACGGAGTCCGAGGATGTTCTCGTCTGTCCCGAGTGTGGAGCCGAGGCTGTCGAGTCGGAGAGAGGTGAGACCGTCTGTCCCGACTGTGGTCTCGTGATAGAGGAGGAACGCGTCGAGAGAGGCAAGGAGTGGCGTGCCTACTCGTCGGAGGAGGAAGAGGAGAAGTCGCGCGTCGGCGCGCCGACGACTCAGACGATGCACGAGAAGGGTCTAACGACCGAGATCTCACGGGGCGATGTCGAGAAGTCGGAGAGACGGGAGACTATGAGACGTCTCAGGAAATGGCACGAGAGAGCGAGGGCAGAAGGTACCGAGAGGACTCTGCGTTTCGGTCTCGGCGAGATAGACCGTATGTCGAGTGCCCTCGGAGTCCCCGACGGAGCCCGTGAGTCCGCAGCCGTTATACTCAGACGTGCCCAGAAAGACGAGCTCCTTCCCGGGAGATCAGTCGAGGCAGTCGCATCGGCGGCTGTCTACGCCGCGTGCCGTCAGGCGGGTATACCGCGTTCGCTCGACGAGATCGCCGACGTGTCGCGCGTCGAGAAGGACGAGATAACGGGGACATACAGGTACTTGTCACGTCAGCTCGGACTCGAAGTTCCCCCCGCAGATCCCGTCGAGTTCGTGCCACGTATAGCCTCCGAACTCGACCTGAGCCCTGAGGTCGAGTCGAGGGCTGTCGAGATACTCGAAGAGACGGCGGGGATCGGGGTCGGGAAGTCGCCGAAGGCGTACGCGGGCGCGGCTGTCTACCTCGCGGCGAGGCTACTCGGCGAGGAGGTCACACAGGAGAAGGTCAGCGATGTCTCCGACGCCTCCGTGGTGACTATACGTAACAGGTACCACGACCAGGCGGAGGCACTCGGCGTCGATCCCGACCTCGACACGTAA
- a CDS encoding UPF0058 family protein encodes MHKEDLIHLHELMADISEYFDDAEEGDEFFDDYTDLDVKPEDIHQSKSEHKQAIFVLGNEMANVMADDEFSETGRVGARMEELANKNAKD; translated from the coding sequence ATGCACAAGGAAGATCTGATCCATCTCCACGAGCTGATGGCAGACATAAGCGAGTACTTCGACGACGCCGAGGAAGGCGACGAGTTCTTCGACGACTACACAGATCTCGACGTCAAGCCCGAGGACATACACCAGAGCAAGAGCGAGCACAAGCAGGCTATCTTCGTACTCGGAAACGAGATGGCGAACGTGATGGCTGACGACGAGTTCTCCGAGACGGGACGTGTCGGCGCACGTATGGAAGAGCTCGCCAACAAGAACGCGAAGGACTGA
- a CDS encoding 5-(carboxyamino)imidazole ribonucleotide synthase, whose translation MNLTSEPVTIGVIGGGQLCRMICEAASPLGFEVVFLDPTSDAPARSVAREQVVSGFDSVEGANELVESADYVTYDIELADPDAVEGADVPVHPNPDTLRLIQDKYRQKEALSERGVPVPDYTRVDTVDDLRRAADGLGLPLMVKAREGGYDGRGNYLVESPDDFEDVLDELSGELMAEEFIDYDRELSVIGVKGDGETDVYPVTETVHRDEILRKTVTPARTTTQVAEKAHEVAREVLEAMEGRGVYGIELFEHDGSVLVNEIAPRPHNSGHWTIEGAETSQFEQHIRAVTGLPLGSTELRDPTVSVNILGESGDRDVRLEGVDGLLDSGAHLHWYGKRTEYPLRKMGHFTVTGDDTEELLRQAEEIKNSLSFEP comes from the coding sequence GTGAATCTCACGTCTGAACCAGTAACTATCGGGGTCATAGGAGGCGGACAGCTCTGCCGTATGATCTGTGAGGCTGCGTCGCCACTCGGCTTCGAGGTCGTCTTTCTCGACCCCACTTCGGACGCGCCCGCACGATCCGTCGCGAGAGAACAGGTCGTCTCGGGGTTCGACTCGGTTGAGGGAGCTAACGAGTTGGTCGAGTCAGCCGACTACGTCACATACGACATAGAGCTCGCAGACCCCGATGCCGTCGAGGGTGCCGACGTTCCCGTGCATCCTAATCCTGACACTCTGAGACTCATACAGGACAAGTACCGTCAGAAGGAGGCTCTGTCAGAAAGAGGGGTTCCGGTTCCCGACTACACCCGAGTCGACACGGTCGACGACCTTCGACGAGCGGCTGACGGTCTGGGTCTGCCACTCATGGTCAAAGCCCGCGAGGGTGGCTACGACGGACGCGGTAACTACCTCGTCGAGTCGCCCGACGACTTCGAGGACGTTCTCGACGAACTCAGCGGCGAACTCATGGCAGAGGAGTTTATCGATTACGACCGCGAGCTCTCGGTCATCGGTGTTAAGGGGGACGGCGAGACCGACGTCTATCCGGTGACTGAGACGGTACACCGCGACGAGATACTCAGAAAGACGGTCACCCCCGCGAGAACCACCACTCAGGTAGCTGAGAAAGCCCACGAGGTCGCCCGCGAAGTCCTCGAAGCCATGGAAGGGAGAGGTGTCTACGGCATAGAGCTCTTCGAGCATGACGGCTCTGTCCTCGTAAACGAGATAGCACCACGTCCCCACAACTCGGGACACTGGACGATAGAGGGAGCCGAGACGTCACAGTTCGAACAGCACATACGTGCAGTAACCGGTCTCCCTCTCGGCTCGACTGAGCTACGTGATCCCACTGTCTCGGTCAACATACTCGGCGAGTCGGGTGACAGAGACGTCAGACTCGAAGGCGTCGACGGTCTCCTCGACTCGGGGGCACATCTCCACTGGTATGGAAAACGTACTGAGTATCCTCTCCGAAAGATGGGACACTTCACTGTCACGGGAGACGACACCGAAGAGCTACTCAGACAAGCCGAGGAGATCAAAAACAGCCTAAGTTTCGAACCATGA
- a CDS encoding AIR carboxylase family protein, whose amino-acid sequence MSQVERIIDELEEQAESDELEDEETPNIGIIMGSDSDFDVMMGDGDDSVGAYDALKRLGFEEVTDYYEPPESRYTFETYVVSAHRTPELMYAYARTAEDRGIDIIIAGAGGKSADLPNMTASVAYPVPVIGVPVQEKSVDSVIGMPTGAPIVATDAGKSFNAALSAAQFLSVTHDDLADRLDEYHDDLKEGVGEVSREMHESGTPEFRRRDE is encoded by the coding sequence ATGAGCCAAGTCGAGAGAATCATAGACGAGCTTGAGGAACAGGCGGAGTCGGACGAACTCGAAGACGAGGAGACCCCCAATATAGGTATCATAATGGGGTCTGACTCCGACTTCGACGTCATGATGGGGGACGGCGACGACTCCGTGGGAGCATACGACGCTCTCAAGCGTCTCGGATTCGAGGAGGTCACCGACTACTACGAACCACCCGAGAGCCGTTACACCTTCGAGACCTACGTCGTCTCGGCTCACAGGACGCCCGAACTCATGTACGCTTACGCGAGGACTGCGGAGGATCGCGGAATAGACATCATTATAGCGGGCGCAGGCGGAAAGAGCGCTGACCTCCCCAACATGACAGCCTCGGTAGCCTACCCCGTTCCGGTGATCGGCGTTCCCGTCCAAGAGAAGTCGGTCGACAGTGTCATAGGAATGCCCACGGGAGCACCCATCGTGGCGACCGACGCGGGCAAGTCGTTCAACGCCGCCCTCTCGGCTGCCCAGTTCCTCTCGGTGACTCACGACGATCTCGCCGACCGACTAGACGAGTACCACGATGACCTCAAGGAAGGCGTCGGGGAGGTCTCTCGGGAGATGCACGAGTCGGGAACCCCCGAGTTCCGTAGGCGCGACGAGTAG
- a CDS encoding YcaO-like family protein, producing the protein MAQEEKERHEISVVGGDEIAKALDWLDAEVRISDLDDAFRETADLVISEESLDETNKRSVESRTPSLGVEFGGEVCEKTGAAAAIGPLVHPGSSACRTCLRLRIEGLRDGEEEKACGCGDTSEDHAGGCGSHATPTVPDEAYTSFAEGFAALETGRYFSTAGAETIGGVCLIGAGDDEPFEVHTTARVPFCPDCWTGRPIAGVAPRDSPPSDLDSALDRAEAVLDDVTGILGAAAELPSDETGVPYYVVEIADTPFSDASSPDVAAGVSVDWQKALMKAMGEGLERYSAAVYRHDEFENATYDAMVDEGRDPIDPADLALFSDGQYDDVPYTDPSSSPVIEWTPGYSLTRDDGVAVPAEFVYFPFDSEFAPGITTGLALGSTQTEAIKSGLLEVIERDACMKTWLEDRRPEKIEFDVTDLGTETSELVSRVRSAGIDIHASYLTAEIDVPVVGVALTSDEYPRFAVAAGASLDPEEAFRSALEEAVQSRREVKQSDVEVEDADEISTSEEHVAYAADRPGSVERFVSETDGALGLDEIGMGGDVPQKPLDKLDAVRERVEDAGYEVIASNITSPDVTSIGFDAVRVVVPRAQPLHFGLDMRRLGGDVDVSNPDPHPFP; encoded by the coding sequence ATGGCACAAGAAGAGAAGGAGAGACATGAGATTTCTGTCGTGGGTGGCGACGAGATAGCTAAGGCATTAGACTGGCTCGACGCCGAAGTCAGGATCTCCGACCTCGACGACGCCTTTCGGGAGACAGCCGACCTCGTAATATCCGAGGAGTCACTCGACGAGACAAACAAGAGATCCGTCGAGAGCCGTACCCCCTCGCTCGGGGTCGAGTTCGGCGGAGAGGTGTGTGAGAAGACGGGAGCGGCGGCGGCTATAGGACCTCTAGTACATCCGGGATCCTCGGCGTGTAGGACGTGTCTCAGGCTCAGGATAGAGGGTCTGAGAGACGGTGAAGAAGAAAAAGCCTGCGGCTGTGGTGATACCTCAGAAGACCACGCGGGAGGCTGTGGGAGTCACGCGACTCCTACGGTTCCCGACGAGGCGTATACGTCGTTCGCCGAGGGATTCGCGGCTCTTGAGACGGGACGTTACTTCAGTACGGCGGGAGCCGAGACGATAGGAGGGGTCTGTCTCATAGGAGCCGGAGACGACGAGCCGTTCGAGGTACACACTACGGCACGAGTGCCTTTCTGTCCCGACTGCTGGACAGGACGTCCGATAGCGGGTGTGGCTCCGAGAGACAGTCCACCGTCGGATCTCGACAGCGCGCTCGACAGGGCAGAGGCGGTTCTCGACGACGTAACCGGCATACTCGGAGCCGCCGCCGAGCTTCCGTCCGACGAGACGGGTGTCCCGTACTACGTAGTCGAGATCGCAGACACCCCGTTCTCCGACGCGTCGTCCCCAGACGTCGCCGCGGGGGTATCGGTCGACTGGCAGAAGGCACTTATGAAGGCTATGGGTGAGGGGCTAGAAAGGTACTCAGCGGCGGTCTACAGACACGACGAGTTCGAGAACGCGACCTACGACGCGATGGTGGACGAGGGTAGAGACCCTATCGATCCCGCGGATCTCGCACTCTTCTCCGACGGACAGTACGACGACGTCCCGTACACAGATCCCTCTTCGTCTCCCGTAATCGAGTGGACACCCGGCTACTCACTCACACGTGACGACGGCGTGGCTGTCCCCGCGGAGTTCGTCTACTTCCCGTTCGACTCGGAGTTCGCGCCCGGGATCACGACGGGTCTCGCACTTGGGTCGACACAGACGGAGGCGATAAAGTCGGGTCTCTTAGAGGTCATAGAGAGGGACGCGTGTATGAAGACCTGGCTCGAAGACAGACGTCCCGAGAAGATCGAGTTCGACGTCACGGATCTCGGAACAGAGACGTCCGAACTCGTCTCACGCGTGAGGTCAGCCGGAATAGACATACACGCGTCGTACCTTACGGCGGAGATAGACGTTCCCGTCGTAGGCGTCGCACTGACCTCCGACGAGTATCCGCGTTTCGCCGTCGCAGCCGGCGCGTCGCTCGACCCCGAGGAGGCTTTCAGGTCGGCTCTCGAAGAAGCCGTCCAGTCGAGGCGCGAGGTGAAGCAGTCGGACGTCGAAGTCGAAGACGCCGACGAGATATCCACGAGCGAGGAACACGTCGCCTACGCGGCTGACAGACCCGGTTCTGTCGAGAGGTTCGTGTCAGAGACCGACGGAGCTCTGGGTCTTGACGAGATCGGTATGGGCGGTGATGTCCCTCAGAAGCCCCTCGATAAGCTCGACGCAGTCAGAGAGAGGGTCGAAGACGCTGGCTACGAGGTGATAGCTTCGAATATCACCTCGCCCGACGTCACGAGCATAGGCTTCGACGCCGTACGTGTCGTAGTCCCGAGGGCTCAACCACTCCATTTCGGTCTCGACATGAGACGTCTCGGAGGCGACGTCGACGTCTCGAACCCCGACCCGCATCCTTTCCCGTGA
- a CDS encoding ATP-binding protein: MSESHGSFRKIVESLDDGVVVTQEGSVTYVNDTAAEILGRARDEVKGGGLTDFVSLEEEIDADEKLEGEVMSDSEADGKPVEVETTEIKYEGSSASLVVLRDITERKEMEEILECIQMIDRSVLQAEEEDDLLNWACEVLASRQKGCTSIAVLDDDGDLSDVYSAGRLSGSDGDKEANGWHNVYTDAYVDEVLENEVLVIDDVTQPPHRHHTDESAERHGAIGVALSHRGNDYGAMTVHLPPQGISETERSLLEGFAYDLSAGIYALRTEDRIKNEHEELILLNRIVRHDIRNDMNLILGWGSELREYVDSDGEEYLERVLDASKHVVDLTKTARDFVESIESGETSDLGSVSLRETVEHVTRVKRETYDDAEFRVEGIPDVDVKANSLLSTIFRNLLNNAVQHNNKEIPRIEVSAERRGDREVVVSVSDNGTGVSDDSKESIFGKEEKGLESRGTGIGLYLVDTLVDEYGGDVWVEDREDTGSREGSVFKVRLRQA; encoded by the coding sequence ATGTCGGAAAGCCACGGAAGTTTCAGAAAGATAGTAGAGAGCCTCGACGACGGGGTAGTAGTGACTCAGGAAGGGAGTGTCACATACGTCAACGACACCGCAGCCGAGATACTCGGGAGAGCCAGAGACGAGGTGAAAGGGGGTGGACTCACCGACTTCGTGAGTCTGGAGGAAGAGATAGACGCCGACGAGAAACTCGAAGGCGAGGTAATGTCGGACTCGGAGGCTGACGGTAAGCCCGTCGAGGTCGAGACTACCGAGATCAAGTACGAGGGATCGTCAGCCTCTCTCGTGGTTCTGCGAGACATAACCGAGAGGAAGGAGATGGAGGAGATACTCGAATGTATTCAGATGATAGACAGGTCGGTTCTACAGGCGGAAGAAGAGGACGACCTCCTCAACTGGGCGTGTGAGGTTCTGGCGTCGAGACAGAAGGGATGTACGTCTATCGCAGTACTCGACGACGACGGCGACCTCTCCGACGTATACTCGGCGGGGCGTCTTTCGGGGTCGGACGGCGACAAGGAGGCGAACGGCTGGCATAACGTCTACACCGACGCCTACGTAGACGAGGTTCTCGAAAACGAGGTTCTCGTGATCGACGACGTCACACAGCCTCCGCACAGACACCACACAGACGAGTCGGCGGAGAGACACGGCGCTATAGGCGTGGCTCTCAGCCACAGGGGGAACGACTACGGCGCTATGACGGTTCATCTTCCGCCACAGGGTATCTCCGAGACTGAGAGGAGTCTCTTAGAGGGCTTCGCGTACGACCTGTCAGCTGGTATCTACGCTCTCAGAACTGAGGACAGGATAAAAAACGAGCACGAGGAGCTGATTCTACTCAACCGTATAGTCCGTCACGACATACGTAACGACATGAATCTCATACTCGGCTGGGGAAGCGAGCTAAGGGAGTACGTCGACTCAGACGGCGAGGAGTACCTCGAAAGGGTTCTCGACGCCAGCAAACACGTAGTCGACCTCACAAAGACAGCGCGCGACTTCGTCGAGTCGATAGAGAGCGGTGAGACGTCGGATCTCGGCTCTGTCTCGCTCCGTGAGACAGTCGAACACGTTACCCGGGTCAAGAGAGAGACCTACGACGACGCCGAGTTCAGGGTCGAGGGGATTCCCGACGTCGATGTGAAGGCGAACAGTCTCCTCTCGACAATCTTCAGGAACCTACTCAACAACGCCGTACAGCACAATAACAAGGAGATACCGAGGATAGAGGTATCAGCCGAGAGGAGAGGTGACAGAGAAGTCGTTGTGTCTGTCTCCGACAACGGAACCGGTGTGTCGGACGACTCCAAGGAGAGTATATTCGGAAAGGAGGAGAAGGGTCTCGAAAGCCGCGGAACCGGAATAGGTCTGTATCTCGTCGATACACTCGTCGACGAGTACGGCGGCGATGTCTGGGTCGAGGACAGGGAAGACACCGGGTCACGTGAGGGAAGCGTCTTCAAGGTAAGACTCAGGCAGGCGTAG
- a CDS encoding type II/IV secretion system ATPase subunit — translation MGLRRKVSGLVSPKSSLEASIDEYEPTPDDMFEFEPREGHEETRRYWLDEPYSTAVITQDGDGVLHYNAVEPSVTDFERELLNTLYYDLRDVLAVKEFEDVEDSEDVLKKGVVELIHSYGIQVEPVSFHRIFYYLRRSYMGMGKIEPLLEDPYVEDISCHGYGAPIYLYHGDYQDIRTNVEFDEDELNSLIITLSQKSGKHISIERPIVSASLPDGSRVELTLGREVTQEGSTFTIRKFSEEPFTPTELIKSGTFSVEQMAYLWVAIENNRSLIFAGGTASGKTTSLNAVSMFIPPRSKVISIEDTPEIRIHHENWVPSVTREGIGVESEIDMYTLLRSALRQRPEYIIVGEVRGEEAMTLFQAMSTGHTTYSTLHADSIETAINRLENPPIDVPRSMLEALDILSIQVLTRYEDERVRRNNVLAEIAGIDSRTGDINVNTLYEWNPSDDSLDQISESVVLKEIRDDMGLSRAELMGEIRTREKILRYLVENDITDFREFTNLVNRYYTNPEKELESMGIQPEGETVIAGESDADESR, via the coding sequence ATGGGTCTCAGACGGAAGGTCTCCGGACTAGTGTCTCCGAAGTCGTCCTTAGAGGCTAGTATAGACGAGTACGAGCCTACCCCCGACGACATGTTCGAGTTCGAGCCACGTGAGGGACACGAGGAGACACGGAGGTACTGGCTCGACGAGCCTTACTCGACAGCAGTGATAACACAGGACGGCGACGGAGTCCTCCACTACAACGCAGTCGAGCCGTCTGTCACCGACTTCGAGAGGGAGCTTCTCAACACGCTTTACTACGACCTGCGTGACGTCTTAGCAGTCAAGGAGTTCGAGGACGTCGAAGACTCCGAGGACGTTCTCAAGAAAGGTGTCGTCGAACTCATACACAGCTACGGTATTCAGGTCGAACCCGTCTCTTTCCACAGGATATTCTACTACCTCAGGAGGTCTTACATGGGGATGGGGAAGATAGAGCCTCTACTCGAAGACCCCTACGTCGAGGACATCTCGTGCCACGGCTACGGTGCTCCTATCTATCTCTACCACGGCGACTACCAGGACATAAGAACCAACGTTGAGTTCGACGAGGACGAGCTCAACTCGTTGATAATCACTCTGTCACAGAAGTCGGGTAAACATATCAGCATAGAACGTCCTATAGTCAGCGCGTCTCTCCCCGACGGCTCACGTGTCGAGCTCACACTCGGAAGGGAAGTCACACAGGAGGGATCGACCTTCACGATACGTAAGTTCTCGGAGGAGCCTTTCACCCCGACCGAACTCATAAAGTCAGGTACTTTCTCGGTCGAACAGATGGCGTACCTCTGGGTCGCGATAGAGAACAACAGATCTCTGATATTCGCGGGAGGTACAGCGAGCGGAAAGACGACGAGTCTAAACGCCGTCTCTATGTTCATACCCCCGAGGTCGAAGGTAATCTCGATAGAGGACACACCCGAGATACGTATACACCACGAGAACTGGGTGCCGAGTGTGACGCGTGAGGGGATAGGAGTCGAGAGCGAGATAGACATGTACACACTCCTCCGGTCGGCTCTGAGACAGCGTCCCGAGTACATAATCGTGGGAGAGGTACGTGGCGAGGAGGCTATGACACTCTTCCAGGCTATGTCTACGGGACACACGACCTACTCGACTCTACACGCCGACTCGATAGAGACCGCGATAAACCGCCTCGAAAACCCTCCGATAGACGTCCCTAGGTCGATGCTCGAAGCCCTCGACATACTCTCGATACAGGTTCTGACGAGGTACGAGGACGAACGTGTAAGACGTAACAACGTCTTAGCCGAGATAGCCGGGATCGACTCACGTACCGGAGACATAAACGTCAACACACTCTACGAGTGGAATCCGTCGGACGACAGCCTCGACCAGATAAGTGAGAGCGTCGTCCTCAAGGAGATACGTGACGACATGGGTCTGTCACGTGCCGAGCTCATGGGTGAGATACGGACGCGTGAGAAGATACTGCGTTACCTCGTCGAGAACGACATCACCGACTTCAGAGAGTTCACCAACCTCGTCAACAGGTACTACACTAACCCCGAGAAGGAGCTAGAGTCGATGGGTATACAGCCCGAGGGAGAGACAGTGATAGCGGGCGAGTCGGACGCCGACGAGAGCCGATAA
- a CDS encoding type II secretion system F family protein, giving the protein MIERIPPFRVAIYWLGELAERIKSRYYSVEDNLRSARMPRTYRSYMSRTLLYSALVFLGTLGVVSASLYVFWDDLVGEGVADIVVLAVYFSPVVASTAVSYSVFRLLIYLPRYRADTRARQINLSLTGTVSIMFTLSRGGMSLPRVIDTISARSEYFGTSADELSVASHDMEYFGMDVVTALRELGDTTASDEFADFVKNLVSVFTSVGDISDFLEERVNAYYDEAEQEQKEFLTKLGLIAEFYVVVFVAGPLFVIVTLIVLGFVGGTPLLVLRAFVYLVLPLAGAGLLVFLDAFFTNPVTEGGKESVESDTDRVGFIDDIDHDNRRDGETQIESLRRGRRLRSIKTRLSSPLESFKRRPVLSLYLGVFVGFVYLSARIYAGVTVAGVSLLPEVTVAQITAGDVSVSPEAVRYVDDALIEASLIPMFLYALFHEIKSDYLRRVEDKLPDFLERLADLNEAGATVSESLRSLSETDLGVLNPEIDRMERDIRWNTEANTALRRFANRVRSPMVSRAVVLMTNATKASGRLEEVLNIASREAGLRRRLAQERRSEMFLYTVVIYLSFVIFLVILAILDSVFLPAIPQTGITGAGTGGGVAGTQTSFVQEGFSPDEYRVLFYHAGVIQALLSGLIAGKMGEGRVASGVKHAFIMVSLAYVTFTFFLHVV; this is encoded by the coding sequence ATGATAGAGAGGATACCGCCGTTCAGAGTCGCTATATACTGGCTCGGCGAGTTAGCCGAGAGGATAAAGTCGAGGTATTACTCTGTCGAGGACAATCTGCGTTCGGCGAGGATGCCGCGCACTTACAGGTCTTATATGTCTCGGACTCTCCTCTACTCGGCTCTCGTCTTCCTCGGTACTCTCGGCGTCGTCTCGGCGTCTCTGTACGTCTTCTGGGACGACCTCGTCGGTGAGGGTGTTGCGGACATCGTCGTACTCGCAGTCTACTTCTCCCCCGTTGTGGCTTCCACGGCTGTGTCTTACTCCGTCTTCCGTCTCCTCATCTACCTCCCGAGGTACAGAGCCGACACAAGGGCGAGACAGATCAACCTCAGCCTGACGGGAACCGTCAGCATAATGTTCACGCTGTCTAGAGGAGGTATGTCGTTACCACGTGTCATCGACACGATCTCAGCGAGGTCGGAGTACTTCGGGACGAGTGCCGACGAGCTCAGTGTCGCTTCACACGACATGGAGTACTTCGGGATGGATGTCGTGACCGCGCTCCGCGAACTCGGTGACACGACTGCGAGCGATGAGTTCGCCGACTTCGTCAAGAACCTCGTGAGCGTCTTCACGAGCGTAGGTGACATCAGCGACTTCTTAGAGGAGAGGGTCAACGCCTACTACGACGAGGCTGAACAGGAACAGAAGGAGTTCCTGACTAAGCTGGGTCTGATTGCCGAGTTCTACGTCGTTGTCTTCGTCGCAGGACCCCTCTTCGTCATAGTCACCCTCATAGTCCTCGGCTTCGTCGGAGGCACGCCCCTTCTCGTACTCAGGGCGTTCGTCTACCTCGTACTCCCACTCGCGGGTGCGGGTCTCTTGGTCTTCCTCGACGCCTTCTTCACTAACCCCGTGACAGAAGGTGGAAAGGAGTCAGTAGAATCCGACACGGATAGGGTCGGCTTCATCGACGACATAGACCACGACAACCGAAGAGACGGCGAGACCCAGATAGAGAGTCTCAGGAGGGGAAGGAGACTCAGAAGTATCAAGACACGTCTCTCCTCGCCCCTTGAGAGCTTCAAGAGACGTCCCGTTCTCAGCCTTTACCTCGGCGTCTTCGTCGGCTTCGTCTACCTCTCGGCACGTATCTACGCCGGGGTTACGGTCGCGGGTGTCAGCTTACTCCCCGAGGTCACCGTGGCTCAGATAACAGCCGGAGACGTCAGTGTGTCTCCCGAGGCGGTGAGGTACGTAGACGACGCCTTGATAGAGGCTTCGCTGATTCCCATGTTCCTCTACGCGCTCTTCCACGAGATAAAGTCGGACTACCTCCGCCGAGTCGAGGACAAGCTTCCGGATTTCCTCGAACGTCTCGCCGACCTCAACGAAGCGGGAGCCACAGTCTCTGAGTCTCTCAGGTCTCTGTCTGAGACTGACCTGGGTGTCCTCAACCCTGAGATAGACAGGATGGAACGTGACATAAGATGGAACACAGAGGCGAACACAGCCCTGAGGAGGTTTGCGAACAGGGTTCGTTCTCCTATGGTGAGCCGTGCAGTCGTCCTAATGACGAACGCGACGAAGGCGAGCGGAAGGCTGGAGGAGGTTCTCAACATAGCCTCGCGCGAGGCGGGTCTCAGGAGACGTCTCGCACAGGAGAGGAGGAGCGAGATGTTTCTCTACACCGTTGTGATATACCTCTCGTTCGTGATATTCCTCGTGATACTCGCGATACTCGACTCGGTCTTCCTCCCAGCGATACCTCAGACGGGAATCACGGGTGCCGGCACGGGAGGCGGAGTCGCGGGTACCCAGACCTCGTTCGTACAGGAGGGATTCAGCCCCGACGAGTACCGTGTCCTCTTCTACCACGCCGGAGTGATACAGGCTCTCCTGAGTGGTCTCATAGCGGGCAAGATGGGCGAGGGACGTGTCGCGTCGGGAGTCAAACACGCCTTCATAATGGTCTCACTCGCCTATGTCACCTTCACCTTCTTCCTACATGTTGTGTAG